A genome region from Hevea brasiliensis isolate MT/VB/25A 57/8 chromosome 9, ASM3005281v1, whole genome shotgun sequence includes the following:
- the LOC110633219 gene encoding F-box protein CPR1, with amino-acid sequence MKSKRRSSESMANNSDPPSPLGHNIIKDILLRLPIKSIKRFESVSKAWYLLFNSHDFISNHFRRSSSGPSLLIRRFHNPTGSNFSIILMDNRTSIPREIKIPFLGSLIRYPKIIESCNGIICLDISPCYASAFVLWNISTRQFIGLPRPRINDAHKPIWMVATGFGYSRESNDFKLVRVVNFHCNEDDSLVVRAEVYSWRTGSWMLLDGRMIEERMGSCVIPEGQQAVIVDGSMHWVANGVGKLANHKYIVSFEMGNEEFRRIKILDYLSSEICVKVVGFKESLALALYPALSVYPGYGRPINRMELWTLDKDYASDVDGNCWTKLHTIDLNSSGLNPIGVHNDSELLVKRMEAHCVSLSFFDPDNKGIKTLPICSSDYTCEFYSYVDSLVPVANAGYLEVEKTRESEIY; translated from the coding sequence ATGAAGAGTAAGCGACGATCGTCGGAATCCATGGCTAACAATTCCGATCCTCCTTCTCCTCTTGGCCATAATATCATCAAAGACATCCTCTTAAGACTTCCGATCAAATCCATTAAACGATTTGAATCCGTGTCCAAAGCCTGGTACTTGCTCTTCAATTCCCATGACTTCATTTCCAACCATTTCCGTCGCTCTTCCAGTGGGCCGTCTCTTCTGATTCGCCGCTTCCACAATCCAACTGGGTCTAACTTTTCTATAATCTTGATGGATAATCGAACCTCAATTCCTCGCGAGATAAAGATTCCGTTTCTGGGTTCTTTGATTCGGTATCCCAAGATTATTGAGTCTTGCAATGGTATTATCTGTCTCGATATCTCTCCTTGCTATGCCTCCGCTTTTGTGTTGTGGAATATTTCGACTAGGCAATTCATAGGTCTTCCTCGTCCAAGAATCAATGATGCCCATAAGCCAATTTGGATGGTCGCTACTGGATTTGGGTATAGTCGCGAAAGTAATGATTTTAAACTGGTAAGAGTTGTGAATTTCCATTGTAACGAAGATGATTCTCTTGTTGTGAGGGCTGAAGTCTACTCGTGGAGAACGGGTTCGTGGATGCTATTGGATGGAAGAATGATCGAAGAAAGAATGGGTTCTTGTGTGATTCCTGAAGGCCAGCAAGCTGTGATTGTGGATGGATCTATGCATTGGGTAGCTAATGGGGTTGGGAAATTGGCAAATCACAAGTATATCGTCTCATTCGAAATGGGTAATGAAGAATTCAGAAGAATAAAAATCCTAGATTATCTTTCCAGTGAAATTTGTGTTAAAGTTGTAGGATTCAAAGAATCACTTGCTTTGGCATTGTATCCTGCTTTGTCTGTTTATCCTGGATATGGAAGACCCATCAATCGAATGGAGTTGTGGACATTGGATAAAGATTATGCTTCTGATGTTGATGGTAATTGCTGGACTAAACTCCATACAATAGACTTGAATTCTTCTGGACTTAACCCAATTGGTGTTCACAATGATTCTGAATTGCTAGTCAAACGTATGGAGGCACATTGTGTTAGTCTATCTTTTTTTGATCCCGATAACAAAGGCATCAAGACCTTACCCATTTGCAGTTCTGACTATACATGTGAGTTCTACAGTTATGTGGACAGCTTGGTTCCAGTAGCAAATGCAGGGTATTTGGAAGTAGAAAAGACTCGCGAGTCTGAAATATATTAG
- the LOC131183361 gene encoding GDSL esterase/lipase At4g10955-like — translation MEEGNIGEEESITSEKEIFSLSGPVHLASVDWNNFHHRTSIAASLVEGVYILEHERQRNRQGPQSLAPPWWEFFHFQLNHLLIDVDGSIFGAVYEFKYFAYHSAQNAPRFVVAFRGTIIKRGSILRDFELDLLCLCNELHRSSRFQLAGQALQNIVALAGPTNVWLAGHSLGSAIALLGGKKMATMGIPIESYLFNPPLLSSPIEIIKNQKLKHGIHFTSSMVKAGLAVALKGNHQRSQQEDPFVALSTWLPYLFVNPADPICSKYIGYFVQKNGMEGTGTGKFERLLAAGSKLLGAPGRDSEPSHLIPSACLTINLSESPSFKQAHGIHQWWNPNLKFQSELHKFS, via the exons ATGGAAGAAGGTAATATAGGAGAGGAGGAGTCAATTACCTCCGAGAAAGAAATTTTCAGTCTTTCGGGGCCTGTGCATCTCGCTTCTGTCGACTG GAATAATTTTCATCATCGAACATCCATTGCTGCAAGCTTGGTTGAGGGAGTATACATTCTGGAACATGAACGTCAACGGAATCGCCAAGGCCCTCAATCTCTTGCTCCGCCTTGGTGGGAATTCTTCCATTTTCAATTGAATCATCTTCTTATAGATGTTGATGGCTCCATCTTTGGTGCCGTATATGAATTCAAGTACTTTGCTTATCATTCAGCCCAAAATGCCCCAAGATTTGTTGTTGCCTTTCGGGGCACGATCATAAAGCGAGGGTCTATTTTACGGGATTTTGAGCTGGATCTCCTTTGCCTATGCAACGAACTTCATCGAAGCTCCCGCTTCCAGCTTGCAGGGCAAGCTCTCCAGAATATCGTTGCTTTAGCTGGACCTACAAATGTTTGGTTAGCTGGACATtctttggggtcggctattgcgtTACTCGGAGGAAAGAAAATGGCCACGATGGGTATTCCTATTGAAAGTTACTTGTTCAATCCACCACTCCTCTCTTCCCCAATAGAAATAATCAAGAATCAAAAGCTGAAGCATGGAATCCACTTCACAAGCAGTATGGTAAAAGCAGGACTTGCTGTTGCTCTAAAGGGTAACCACCAGCGGTCTCAGCAAGAAGATCCATTTGTTGCATTATCTACCTGGCTTCCTTACTTGTTTGTAAATCCAGCTGATCCTATTTGCTCAAAGTATATTGGGTATTTTGTGCAAAAGAACGGGATGGAGGGGACTGGAACTGGAAAATTTGAGAGACTATTGGCTGCTGGGAGTAAGCTTTTAGGTGCACCAGGGAGGGATTCAGAACCATCGCATCTAATTCCTTCAGCATGTCTGACTATTAATCTTAGTGAATCTCCAAGTTTTAAACAAGCTCATGGAATTCACCAGTGGTGGAAtcctaatttaaaatttcaaagcgAACTGCACAAGTTCAGCTAA